TATAAAATATCTGGGGAGATTCCAGAGTGGCTAAATGGGACTGACTGTAACTCAGTTGCTTCGGCTTCGTAGGTTCGAATCCTGCTCTCCCCACTATATTTTATATTAGAAAAAAGTTTGCAGAATTAAAAATTAATTCTTAGTTTTGCAAAGCGTTTACCAATAATTTTGGAAACAAAATTGCGGAAGTAGCTCAGTTGGTAGAGCGTCAGCCTTCCAAGCTGAATGTCGCGGGTTCGACCCCCGTCTTCCGCTCAATAAAATCACGCTCCTTAGTGTGATTTTTTTAGTTAATGCCGACTTAGCTCAGCGGTAGAGTGCTTCCTTGGTAAGGAAGAGGTCACGGGTTCAAGTCCCGTAGTTGGCTCTCGAATCTCCCGAATTTCTTCGGGAATTTTTTTTGCCCAAATTTTGTTATTAATCTTAGGTCAAGAAAAAAATCACGAGGCTGATAAAGTAAAATAGTTATACAACTGTTTAAAAAATAGCAAAAAGAATCCTTCTTTCGAAATTTCAATGGATAAACCAGATTCGTGATCTTTTGTGTCGAAAACTTTAAAGTCTTCTATTCTTCTTAACTTTTACCACCAATCAGTAATCATCATAAAAATTTTCGTTACATTCGTGTAAAATAATTTTTGATGAATATTCTTTTATTAGAAGATGATCTCATTCTTTCTGCGGAACTTTGCCGATTTTTAGAATCCAATAATTTTACCTGCGATAAAATCTATGACGGAGAAACTTTCCTTCGTCAGATTAAAAATAATTCCTATGATCTGTATTTGCTTGATATCAATGTCCCTAAAATAAACGGGCTGGATGTTTGTCAGACGATTCGTTCTTTTGATAAGAGTACGCCTATCATTATGATCTCTGCTTATGGAGATATTTCAGATAAAAAAGATGCCTTTACCCGATTGGCTGATGATTACCTGGTAAAACCTTTTCAGTTTGAAGAACTCCTTTTAAGGATCAATTCTCTGTTGAGAAGAAAAATGCCTTCAGATACCTCTGATCAGGATATTATCAGAATAGATGACCTTATTATCAACAAAACGGAGCAAAAAGTGTATCGGGGCGGAAATGAAATAACCCTTACTTTAAAAGAGTTTCAGTTATTGGTTTATCTGGCAGAAGCACAGGGCAGGACTGTCTCTAAACAGCAGATTACTGAACATGTTTGGGAGCACAACTTTAATACCAATACCAATACGGTAGAAGTATACATTAATTTTTTAAGAAAAAAAATTGATAAAGATTTTAAAATAAAACTGATCCATACCCGTTCCGGTTTCGGATATTATTTAAGTCCATTGTAAATGTCTTTAAAGAGAAAGATAGCTTTAACAATTAGTATCGCCTTTTCATTGCTTTTTGGAATGGTGATGGCGGTCATTTATTTATCTTTCAATGATTTCAGAAGGGATGAGTTTAAGGAAAGATTCAGACAAAGACTGGAATTTACGACCCATTTTATTTCAAAGTCTAAAGATTTTGAAGAAGAAGCACCCATCTTTTTCAATGAAAATTCGGATAATATTCTTTTGAATGAAAAGATTTTAATTTTTAATGAACAGAAAGAACTGATCTACAGTACGATTAAAGACCGAAATGTTACCTGGGATAGTGCCATGCTTAAGGAGCTGGATAAAAAGAAGATTATTTATACAGAGAAAACAGTTCCGGAGATTTATGCAGCACTAAGAAACATTAATGGAGAGAATTATTATATTCTTACCAGTGCCTTTGATACCAACGGGAAATCAAAGTTGGGTTTTCTAAAATATCTTTTGATTACTGCTTATGTGATGAGCACGCTTCTTATCGGCTTTTTCAGTTATTACTTTGTAGAAAAGTTTCTTCGTCCTTTAGAAGATCTGAATAAAGAAATTTCAGAGGTAACAGCACATAAATTAACCACTCAGATTCCCGTTCAGGAATCTAATGATGAAGTAAATGTTCTTGCAAAATCTTTTAATACAATGATTGTACGGCTTAACGATGTATTTCAGTCGCAGAAAGATTTTACAGCAAGTGCTTCTCACGAAATCAGGACCCCTATTACAAGAATGGCATTTCAATTGGAAAACCTGATTAAATTTGAAGAACATTCTCCAAAGACACTGTCTTCATTACAGCAAATTCAACGGGATGTTTATCAGTTGTCAGATCTGACGAATTCACTACTGCTATTAACGAAGTTTGATAAAGAAAATATTCAAAGCATTTACGAGGATGTAAGAATAGACGAAGTGATCTTTGAAGCCTTCGAAGGAGTGGAAAAAAGTTATCCTGATCTTAAACTGGATTTTCTTATTGCTGAAGAAACTTCGGAAAATGCTTTTCTTACCATTAGCGGCATTCAATCATTATTGGTGATTGTCTTCATTAATTTATTCAAAAACGCAGCGGTTTATTCTGACAATACAGAAGTGAGAGTATTGATAACCGAAACGAATCATAATCTTAGTGTTGATGTAATTTCCCATGGAGCTACTATTTCGGTAGAAGAACAGACTAAGTTATTTGAAGCTTTTACAAGAGGAAATAATGCTCAAAATATTTCCGGTTCCGGCTTAGGGCTAAGAATTGTTAAGAGAATTCTTGAATATCATGATGCTGAAATTATTTATTCTTCTCCCGATGAATACATGAATATGTTCACCGTGATTTTTAAAAAATAAATTTTCAGAACTAATTATTACTCAAAAGCTGTTACCATTTTTGTTAAACTTCAGATTAAATTTTCTAAAAAAAATCAAAGGTTGGAGAAAAATTTTAAGTTTTAGAGTTCCATGATCTTATCTTAAAGCTCCTATTTAAGGTAATTTTAATATTTTTTTAATCCTCATTTAAGTTTCTTTTAATTGTAGCCAAGCAATTTTGTAATTTAAAAAGAAAATAATGAACAGAATTGCAGTGCTGTGCCTGGCCGTTTCCTCATTCATGGCGGCACAACAGCAAATGTCTCTTTTGGATTGCGAAGAAGCCTTCCAGAAGAACAATCTTCAGCTGCTTGCGGAACAATACAACATCAACATGGCGGATGCTGATATCCTGCAGGCTAAAATCTGGGAATTGCCACAATTGAGTGGACAGTTCAATGCTTATAATCCTGAAGGTAAAAAGTTTTTTGATGTTGGTCATTCAAAAGGAGCAGGCATTACCCAGCTAATTTATATGGGGGGTAAAAAGAAAAATGAAATTGCTTTTGCAAAATCGAATAAAGAATTGGCCCAGCTTCAGTTTTCTCAACTTCTTGTTGATCTGAGAGCCCAACTCCGTACTACTTATTTTAATCTTTACTACGAAAAATTAAAGCTTGAAAACACTGATAAGCAATTAGGGTATATGAATGACCTGTTAAGCGCTTATCGTGTACAGTCAGCTAAAGGAAATGTTTCCCTTAAAGATGCGGTGAGACTGCAAAGTCTGGTCATTCAGCTGAATCATGATAAGCTTGAAATCAACAAAAATATACTTGGTTTTGAACAGAATTTAAAAGTTCTTACCGGAATTTCAGAAGATATAGAACCTTTGATGCCCGAATCTGAAGCCAAAGAAGCACTGGCAACTCAGCCTTTTGGAGATGAAGATGAACTTAAAACTAAGGCATTGGAAAATAATGCAGATTATCGATATAATTTAAAATTAATTGATAATAGTAAGCTGTATGCCCAATGGCAGAAATCATTGAATGTACCGGATCTTAATGTGGGTGCAGCATGGGATCAGGCTGGAGGAACTTTTAACAATGAAGCGAATCTGACATTAGGAATTCCTTTACCATTATGGAGAGTGAACCAGGGAAATGTAGAAAAGGCTAATTATGCGATTCAGCAGAATCAGAAAAACGCAGACTTTCAGAAACTGACCCTTGAAACAAAGGTACAGGCAGCTTATAAAACCTGGAAAGCGCAATACGAGCAGCTTGCAGATATCAAAACAACAGATCTTCAGAACATGGATCTGGTTTATAACGGTATGATGACAAATTTCAGAAAAGGAAATGTAAATCTTATTGAATTTACAGACTTCATGGACAGTTACAGAGAAACTGCTCTTCAGATTTATGATATGAAGAACGAGATCATGCAGGCAGCAGAACAACTTAACCAATTAGTACAAACGAAAATCTTCTATTAAACATGAAAACTTATATTATTCCAGTATTAATGATCTTATCATTGATGGCCTGCTCAAAAAAGGAGGAAGAAAAAAACAATCCGGCTAAAAAAGGCTTTGAACTCAGCAATACCATGCTGAAATCTATTTCCCTGGCGAAGGTTGAACAAAGAAATATAGAAGATGAATATAGTTTTTATGGAAAAATCTCCGCAGATAAGAACAGCTATATAGATGTTTATCCATTGGTTGGAGGAAATGTGATGAGTGTAAATGTAGAACTTGGGGATTATGTGAGAAAAGGTCAGGTACTGGCGACTATCAGGAGTACGGAGCTTGCCGAAATTCAAAAAGATGTGAGTGATGCTAAAACAGACCTTGTAGTGGCTAAAAATAACCTTAGAGTTGCTAAGGAACTCTACGAAGGAAAACTAAATACAGAAAGAGATGTATTGGAGGCAAAAAGCCAGCTGCAGAAAGCAGAAGATCAATTACAGAGAGCTGCGGCTGTAAGTACTGTTTATAATGTGAAGTCAGGAAATATATACAGTGTGGTAGCACCTATTAACGGATATATTGTACAGAAAAGTATCAATAAAGATATGCAGCTGAGAAGTGACCGAAGTGATAATATTTTTGATGTTGCCAATACCACCAATGTTTGGGCCATTATGAATGTTAATGAATCGGATATTGAAAAGATAAGCCTTGGAATGAAAGCTCAGGTGTCTACACTTTCTTATCCGGATAAGGTCTTTGATGGAAAAATTGATAAGATTTTTAAAATCATTGATCCGCAAACCAATGCCATGCAGGCAAGGGTTGTTCTGGATAATGCTAATGGATTATTAATTCCGGATAGTAAAGCTACTATAAAAGTTTCCAGCCTTGAAAACAATACAATGCTGACTGTTCCTTCCAAAGCAGTAATTTTTGATGATAACAAAAGTTTTGTGGTAATTTTTAAATCCAGAACTGATGTGAAAATAAGAGAAGTGAAAGTACAGAAACAGGTAGGTGATGTTACTTATATAGCAGATGGCCTTAAAGAAGGAGAAGAAGTGATTACTAACAACCAGCTTCTGATATACCGCTCTCTAAACAGCTGAAAATTGTAGTGATTTAAAATAAATTCTTTCAACGGCTTTTTTAGGTCATCAATGTATCTATCATGAATAAATTCATAAAAAATATAATCGCTTTTTCATTAAAAAATAAAGCATTTACCTTTATCTGGGTGGCTATTTTAGCGATTGCCGGATTTATAAGTTTCAAAAATATGCCTATTGAAGCTTTTCCGGACGTTACCAATACCCAGATTGTAATCATTACCCAATGGAATGGGCGTAGTGCAGAAGAAGTAGAACGTTTTGTTACTACTCCCATAGAATTGGCGATGAGCCCGGTTCAAAAGAAAACCAGTGTGAGAAGTACCACGATGTTTGGTCTCTCCATTGTGAAAATTCTGTTTGACGATGGGGTGGATGATACTTTTGCCAGA
This Chryseobacterium sp. G0162 DNA region includes the following protein-coding sequences:
- a CDS encoding efflux RND transporter periplasmic adaptor subunit — translated: MKTYIIPVLMILSLMACSKKEEEKNNPAKKGFELSNTMLKSISLAKVEQRNIEDEYSFYGKISADKNSYIDVYPLVGGNVMSVNVELGDYVRKGQVLATIRSTELAEIQKDVSDAKTDLVVAKNNLRVAKELYEGKLNTERDVLEAKSQLQKAEDQLQRAAAVSTVYNVKSGNIYSVVAPINGYIVQKSINKDMQLRSDRSDNIFDVANTTNVWAIMNVNESDIEKISLGMKAQVSTLSYPDKVFDGKIDKIFKIIDPQTNAMQARVVLDNANGLLIPDSKATIKVSSLENNTMLTVPSKAVIFDDNKSFVVIFKSRTDVKIREVKVQKQVGDVTYIADGLKEGEEVITNNQLLIYRSLNS
- a CDS encoding TolC family protein, yielding MNRIAVLCLAVSSFMAAQQQMSLLDCEEAFQKNNLQLLAEQYNINMADADILQAKIWELPQLSGQFNAYNPEGKKFFDVGHSKGAGITQLIYMGGKKKNEIAFAKSNKELAQLQFSQLLVDLRAQLRTTYFNLYYEKLKLENTDKQLGYMNDLLSAYRVQSAKGNVSLKDAVRLQSLVIQLNHDKLEINKNILGFEQNLKVLTGISEDIEPLMPESEAKEALATQPFGDEDELKTKALENNADYRYNLKLIDNSKLYAQWQKSLNVPDLNVGAAWDQAGGTFNNEANLTLGIPLPLWRVNQGNVEKANYAIQQNQKNADFQKLTLETKVQAAYKTWKAQYEQLADIKTTDLQNMDLVYNGMMTNFRKGNVNLIEFTDFMDSYRETALQIYDMKNEIMQAAEQLNQLVQTKIFY
- a CDS encoding response regulator transcription factor; amino-acid sequence: MNILLLEDDLILSAELCRFLESNNFTCDKIYDGETFLRQIKNNSYDLYLLDINVPKINGLDVCQTIRSFDKSTPIIMISAYGDISDKKDAFTRLADDYLVKPFQFEELLLRINSLLRRKMPSDTSDQDIIRIDDLIINKTEQKVYRGGNEITLTLKEFQLLVYLAEAQGRTVSKQQITEHVWEHNFNTNTNTVEVYINFLRKKIDKDFKIKLIHTRSGFGYYLSPL
- a CDS encoding ATP-binding protein, encoding MSLKRKIALTISIAFSLLFGMVMAVIYLSFNDFRRDEFKERFRQRLEFTTHFISKSKDFEEEAPIFFNENSDNILLNEKILIFNEQKELIYSTIKDRNVTWDSAMLKELDKKKIIYTEKTVPEIYAALRNINGENYYILTSAFDTNGKSKLGFLKYLLITAYVMSTLLIGFFSYYFVEKFLRPLEDLNKEISEVTAHKLTTQIPVQESNDEVNVLAKSFNTMIVRLNDVFQSQKDFTASASHEIRTPITRMAFQLENLIKFEEHSPKTLSSLQQIQRDVYQLSDLTNSLLLLTKFDKENIQSIYEDVRIDEVIFEAFEGVEKSYPDLKLDFLIAEETSENAFLTISGIQSLLVIVFINLFKNAAVYSDNTEVRVLITETNHNLSVDVISHGATISVEEQTKLFEAFTRGNNAQNISGSGLGLRIVKRILEYHDAEIIYSSPDEYMNMFTVIFKK